A genome region from Actinobacillus arthritidis includes the following:
- a CDS encoding redoxin family protein, producing MKKVFLFLPLLLLVALVGFLTVPLMNKDALSPTEDWRDKPFPEFVGKSLLDHNAHINNNSLPKEPYILNVWASWCTWCIKEFPILLKLKEQGVPIVGLTYSDQSNDAREALGRWGNPFTLIIDDYEKGFLIQTLKVSSAPSSYLIDKHGIVRYQQKGYNPDFEKDFLPRLQALREEK from the coding sequence ATGAAAAAAGTTTTTTTGTTTTTACCTTTGTTATTACTGGTTGCATTAGTCGGTTTTTTGACTGTGCCGTTAATGAATAAAGATGCTTTATCACCGACCGAAGATTGGCGAGATAAGCCATTCCCGGAATTTGTCGGAAAAAGTCTGCTGGATCATAATGCACATATTAATAATAACAGTTTGCCAAAAGAGCCTTATATTTTGAATGTTTGGGCAAGTTGGTGTACTTGGTGTATCAAAGAATTTCCGATTTTATTAAAACTAAAAGAGCAAGGTGTGCCGATCGTTGGTTTAACCTATTCCGATCAGTCTAATGATGCGAGAGAAGCGTTGGGGCGTTGGGGTAATCCATTTACGTTAATTATTGATGATTACGAAAAAGGTTTTTTGATTCAAACTTTAAAAGTATCTTCAGCACCTTCCAGTTATTTAATTGATAAACACGGCATTGTTCGTTATCAGCAAAAAGGTTATAACCCTGATTTTGAAAAAGACTTTTTACCTCGTTTGCAGGCGTTACGAGAGGAAAAATAA
- a CDS encoding D-alanyl-D-alanine carboxypeptidase family protein codes for MVCITKNLTQESNYRTLIANKGKLAPFSYHNRGRESIDKIIPIDKLQKNILFIQVNNAESGYLYYLRNFYHEPNDSSNSGINNGWGFVAVKKDTYGHESEQIKYITLANKSKYRIEPNTGIVEFTIYATDGSDISFDIILDTTGLENNFRHLQTIPSSRLWGYIIDEAYYNYKGQPPKENDMDNTNSVFSYLKNINTKAMAIIPISSNGNIQPILIQHNLHTPIPPASTTKILTALIALESGISLDTELTVIESDIKKGSGNNLKAGDLITLEDALYNMMSPSSNTSAELVARSISEYMNVDVISYMNEKAQLFGMQNSYFVNPTGLASKQNTSTAYDLAMLCIQATKNEKLVKIFSTPRKQLQIRGQNARTIEVVSSFEHLYENTWFIGGKSGTLTPAYFHMLSWVQLPQGNNAVIFVASQSAQQRLTDTIKIYEYLK; via the coding sequence ATGGTTTGTATTACGAAAAATCTTACACAAGAGTCTAATTATCGCACTTTAATAGCTAATAAAGGAAAATTAGCTCCATTCTCTTATCACAATAGGGGAAGGGAGTCAATAGATAAAATCATTCCCATTGATAAATTACAGAAAAATATTTTGTTTATTCAGGTCAATAATGCTGAATCAGGTTATTTATATTATCTACGAAATTTTTATCATGAACCTAATGATAGTAGTAATTCGGGAATCAATAATGGCTGGGGATTTGTAGCAGTTAAGAAAGATACTTATGGCCATGAAAGTGAACAAATAAAGTACATAACATTAGCAAATAAATCAAAGTACCGTATAGAACCAAATACTGGAATTGTAGAATTTACAATATATGCAACAGATGGTAGTGATATATCATTTGATATTATTCTTGATACTACAGGATTAGAAAATAATTTTAGGCATTTACAAACAATACCGTCATCACGTCTATGGGGCTATATTATTGATGAAGCGTACTATAACTATAAGGGACAACCACCAAAAGAAAACGATATGGATAACACTAATAGCGTCTTTAGTTATCTTAAGAATATTAATACAAAAGCCATGGCTATTATCCCTATATCCTCTAATGGAAATATCCAACCTATTCTTATACAACATAATTTACATACGCCGATACCTCCCGCATCAACAACAAAAATACTTACAGCATTAATTGCTTTAGAATCCGGTATATCATTAGATACAGAATTGACAGTTATAGAATCCGACATTAAAAAAGGAAGTGGCAATAATCTGAAAGCAGGGGATCTAATTACACTAGAAGATGCTCTATATAATATGATGTCGCCCTCAAGTAACACATCTGCTGAATTAGTTGCCCGTTCTATCAGCGAATATATGAATGTTGACGTGATTTCATATATGAATGAAAAAGCACAATTATTTGGTATGCAGAATTCTTATTTTGTAAATCCAACCGGATTAGCATCCAAGCAAAACACTTCTACGGCATACGATTTAGCTATGCTTTGCATTCAGGCAACTAAGAATGAGAAATTAGTAAAGATATTTAGCACCCCTAGAAAACAGCTACAAATTAGAGGTCAAAACGCTAGAACTATTGAAGTAGTATCCTCATTTGAACATTTATATGAGAATACATGGTTTATTGGTGGAAAATCAGGAACACTAACTCCCGCATATTTCCATATGCTTAGTTGGGTTCAGTTACCACAAGGAAATAATGCCGTAATATTTGTAGCATCTCAAAGTGCACAACAGCGCCTAACTGATACGATTAAAATCTACGAATATCTTAAATAA
- a CDS encoding class I adenylate cyclase, giving the protein MKTLQLSASMINLDLSDTLFSEHTDWSVLLSHSISRVDVLNDFRIKRALTANNSRFQHVFSLLPLLIHTNIPELPAYTKNVPSGIAHFALSEYQKQYLSGMSLPVSCTLEFEDSPAFDALYSMGSTGSITQTSLSDLDLWLCYSDRLNAMEYQLIEQKLAKIKQWAKSFEVEINFYLMNPTHFKAHLYHDELSEEHSGSAQHYFLLDEFYRSTIRMAGKRLLWQHLPDGLYQKYLASDAFNAEEWIDFGDFSSLSTNEFFGASLWRLYKGIDCPYKSAIKILLLESYADTYPQTNLISKQFKQKLLGSSACTYHFDPYLAMLEQVTDYLTERKEMLRLSRLRMCFYVKASEGEKTETWRTQVLRELIDGWNWNLQELNLLDNRQSWKIKQAVTHQQIIVEQLLQSYRNLIHFARKFHIDPSILTSDIDTLMRKLYSVFEILPGKVPLINPQIAHNLAENAVTFIEVREGSAMQAGWYMINQAPKSPYDSVHRYVRHGKNLTKLVAWGYFNGVITSNTQLHLVSRSLELSRLRQFITDLRLSFPVKAPEMSDEDLLHPNEIRNLVLAINLVNDPTQRLVKTRRAVQPSDLFNFGSTQQSLVGSVSIIYRNLWNEIRTQHFEGDDAILKALKLISNKIYRSSASPQSVNVFCYSRHLNSELRDAIADLVHKCITIQTGTILPKQRLDTLRVAGKTWQFIFGRQKVDIQQIEEKAVEFKQDFAHTNVRRQSPQVTSSFPKTIEEFASEGFLQFFFEDNSDGSFNVYILDEKNALESYYNCFGAKEDKVREINRIHTGKYNQSAESESFNFPQFYQLIKMNDEIQIVPFQSKQHREYLQQSQER; this is encoded by the coding sequence GTGAAAACGTTACAGTTATCAGCAAGCATGATAAATCTTGATTTATCTGATACTCTTTTTTCAGAACATACCGATTGGTCGGTATTATTATCGCATAGCATTTCACGTGTTGATGTACTTAATGATTTTAGAATTAAGCGTGCTTTAACTGCCAATAATTCACGATTCCAGCACGTTTTTTCCCTTTTACCTCTTCTTATCCATACAAATATCCCGGAATTACCTGCATATACGAAGAATGTGCCGAGCGGTATTGCTCATTTTGCATTATCCGAATATCAGAAGCAGTATCTTTCTGGTATGTCTTTGCCTGTGAGTTGTACTTTAGAGTTTGAAGATAGTCCTGCCTTTGATGCACTTTATTCAATGGGAAGTACCGGTTCAATTACACAAACTAGTCTTTCTGATCTTGATTTATGGTTATGTTATTCTGATCGATTAAATGCGATGGAATATCAACTGATAGAACAGAAATTGGCAAAAATTAAGCAATGGGCAAAAAGTTTTGAGGTTGAGATTAACTTCTATTTAATGAATCCGACTCACTTTAAGGCACATTTATATCATGATGAGTTAAGTGAAGAACATAGTGGATCGGCACAGCATTATTTCCTGTTAGATGAGTTTTATCGCTCTACGATACGTATGGCTGGCAAGCGTTTACTCTGGCAACATTTACCTGATGGCTTATACCAAAAATATTTAGCTTCCGATGCTTTTAATGCAGAAGAATGGATCGATTTTGGGGATTTTTCCTCACTTTCCACCAATGAATTTTTTGGAGCAAGCCTTTGGCGACTTTATAAAGGTATTGACTGTCCTTATAAATCGGCAATCAAAATTTTATTGCTTGAAAGTTATGCGGATACTTATCCGCAAACCAATTTAATATCGAAACAGTTTAAGCAAAAATTATTAGGATCGTCTGCTTGTACATATCATTTTGATCCTTATTTAGCAATGTTGGAACAAGTTACTGATTATCTAACTGAACGAAAAGAAATGTTAAGGCTTTCTCGTTTACGGATGTGCTTTTATGTGAAAGCGAGTGAAGGTGAAAAAACGGAAACTTGGCGAACACAGGTATTGAGAGAATTAATTGATGGTTGGAATTGGAATCTGCAAGAACTGAATTTATTAGATAATCGGCAAAGTTGGAAAATTAAACAAGCGGTTACTCATCAACAAATTATCGTTGAGCAATTGTTGCAAAGTTATCGTAATTTAATTCATTTTGCCCGTAAATTTCATATTGATCCGAGCATTTTAACCAGTGATATAGATACGTTAATGCGTAAGCTTTATTCCGTATTTGAGATCTTACCGGGAAAAGTACCATTGATTAATCCGCAAATTGCCCATAATTTAGCGGAAAATGCGGTCACTTTTATTGAGGTACGAGAAGGTTCTGCAATGCAAGCAGGTTGGTATATGATCAACCAAGCACCGAAAAGCCCTTATGATTCGGTACACCGTTACGTTAGACATGGTAAGAATCTCACTAAATTGGTGGCTTGGGGGTATTTTAACGGCGTGATTACTTCGAATACGCAATTACATCTCGTTAGCCGTAGTCTAGAGCTATCTCGTTTACGCCAGTTTATTACCGATTTACGTTTATCATTTCCAGTTAAAGCACCAGAAATGTCAGATGAAGACTTATTGCATCCGAATGAAATTCGTAATCTTGTTCTCGCTATTAATTTAGTCAATGATCCAACACAAAGATTAGTCAAGACACGGAGAGCTGTTCAGCCAAGCGATTTATTTAATTTCGGTTCTACTCAGCAAAGTTTGGTCGGAAGCGTGAGTATTATTTATCGCAATTTATGGAATGAAATTCGCACTCAGCATTTTGAGGGCGATGATGCTATTTTAAAAGCGTTGAAGCTGATTTCGAATAAAATTTATCGTAGTTCCGCATCTCCGCAATCGGTCAATGTATTCTGTTATAGCCGACATTTAAATAGCGAGCTACGAGATGCTATTGCGGATTTGGTGCATAAATGTATTACGATCCAAACTGGTACTATTTTACCTAAACAACGTTTAGATACTTTGAGAGTCGCCGGAAAAACGTGGCAATTTATTTTTGGTAGACAGAAAGTAGATATTCAGCAAATAGAAGAAAAAGCGGTTGAATTTAAGCAAGATTTTGCTCACACCAACGTGAGGCGACAATCACCGCAGGTGACTTCCAGCTTTCCTAAAACGATAGAGGAATTTGCAAGTGAAGGATTTTTACAGTTCTTTTTTGAGGATAATTCGGATGGGAGCTTTAACGTCTATATTCTTGATGAAAAAAATGCGTTAGAAAGCTATTACAATTGTTTTGGTGCTAAGGAAGATAAAGTAAGAGAAATTAATCGAATACATACGGGAAAATATAATCAGAGTGCCGAATCGGAAAGTTTTAATTTTCCTCAATTTTATCAGCTGATAAAAATGAATGATGAAATACAGATTGTACCGTTTCAAAGCAAACAACATCGAGAATATCTGCAACAATCTCAAGAACGATAG
- a CDS encoding monovalent cation:proton antiporter-2 (CPA2) family protein — protein MSIDIAHLANSELGKIVALLATSITIVPLFKRIGLGSVLGYLVAGCLIGPSVLGLFQDPQAIVHLAELGVVMFLFIIGLEMHPELLWSMRKAIFGRGFLQVASCGTLLTFAGIYILKLSTEVAFIAGAGFALSSTAIVMQMLEDKGIASTLKGQRIVSTLLFEDLAIVPLLASIAFLAPEQASQEQTSSLTSIGIAVIGVIILIVGSKWVMNPLFRMISKAKVREMMTAAALLVVLGAALLMEMSGLSMAMGAFVAGVILSESSFRHQLEADIEPFRGLLLGLFFMGVGMSLDLNFVFNDLVWLLSIVALCVCGKALVVYLVARLTRLTHQEAMMRMSIMAHGGEFAFVLFALQQLAGLLDEDQQATFTATVIVSMLISPLIVLLVQRFMARKVSQETPNMTGIEIAEDLENNVLVIGFGRFSQIVCQTLLARGITVTVIDSNTDRIRAATSFGFKVYYGDGTRLDVLRASGLAKVDCVVLGINNPARSALIVEQIKQEFPLTPIFARTYDRHSAIELTKLHVDFQIRETFESALLLSKAAMVKLGIDEIEANEVIESVRSLDKARFKEELIYGTSAELIRKYFTPKPFVQPQQEAEALNEHAAEILADGEQNDKPAESNSKDVTVNPLD, from the coding sequence ATGTCGATAGATATTGCACATTTAGCAAATTCAGAGTTAGGAAAAATAGTTGCACTCCTCGCAACCAGTATAACGATTGTTCCGCTTTTTAAACGAATTGGTTTGGGCAGCGTACTCGGTTATTTAGTCGCTGGTTGTTTGATCGGCCCTTCCGTATTAGGCTTATTTCAAGATCCACAAGCTATTGTCCATTTAGCCGAATTAGGGGTGGTCATGTTCCTCTTTATTATCGGTTTGGAAATGCACCCTGAATTATTGTGGAGTATGCGTAAAGCGATTTTTGGGCGAGGATTCTTACAAGTTGCCAGTTGCGGTACGTTACTGACGTTTGCTGGTATTTATATTTTGAAACTATCGACAGAGGTTGCTTTTATAGCAGGGGCAGGTTTTGCATTATCTTCTACCGCAATCGTTATGCAAATGTTAGAAGATAAAGGGATTGCTAGTACCTTAAAAGGGCAAAGGATTGTTTCGACATTATTATTTGAAGATTTAGCGATTGTACCGTTATTGGCATCTATTGCATTTTTAGCACCGGAACAGGCAAGCCAAGAACAAACTTCCAGTCTGACCTCGATAGGGATTGCTGTAATCGGCGTTATTATTCTGATTGTCGGTAGTAAATGGGTTATGAATCCATTATTCCGAATGATTTCAAAAGCAAAAGTGCGTGAAATGATGACTGCCGCCGCATTATTAGTGGTATTAGGTGCGGCATTATTAATGGAAATGAGCGGACTTTCTATGGCGATGGGCGCTTTTGTTGCCGGAGTCATTTTATCTGAATCATCTTTTCGTCATCAATTAGAAGCAGATATTGAACCGTTCCGTGGCTTATTGCTTGGCTTATTCTTTATGGGTGTCGGTATGTCGCTCGATCTGAATTTTGTCTTCAATGATTTAGTTTGGCTGTTGAGTATTGTGGCTCTATGCGTTTGCGGTAAGGCGTTGGTCGTGTATTTAGTGGCGAGATTAACTCGCTTAACTCATCAGGAGGCAATGATGCGAATGTCGATTATGGCACACGGCGGTGAGTTTGCCTTTGTATTATTTGCGCTACAGCAGCTAGCAGGTTTATTAGACGAAGATCAGCAAGCAACTTTTACCGCGACCGTCATTGTTTCGATGTTAATTTCGCCTTTAATTGTATTATTAGTGCAACGCTTTATGGCTCGTAAAGTAAGCCAAGAAACCCCGAATATGACCGGTATTGAAATTGCAGAAGATTTGGAAAATAACGTCTTAGTGATCGGGTTTGGGCGTTTTAGCCAAATTGTGTGTCAAACGTTGTTAGCAAGGGGTATTACCGTAACCGTGATCGATTCTAATACTGACCGTATTCGTGCGGCGACCAGTTTCGGTTTTAAGGTTTACTATGGTGACGGTACGCGTTTAGATGTATTAAGAGCAAGTGGTTTAGCCAAAGTAGATTGTGTCGTGTTAGGAATTAACAATCCAGCAAGAAGTGCCTTGATTGTTGAACAAATTAAACAAGAATTTCCATTAACACCAATTTTCGCCCGTACTTATGACCGCCATAGTGCAATTGAGCTGACCAAGTTGCATGTAGATTTTCAAATTAGAGAAACTTTTGAATCGGCATTGTTATTGAGTAAAGCGGCAATGGTTAAACTGGGGATTGATGAAATAGAGGCAAATGAAGTGATTGAAAGTGTTCGTTCACTAGATAAAGCTCGTTTTAAAGAAGAATTGATTTATGGCACTTCAGCTGAGTTGATTCGCAAATATTTCACACCAAAACCGTTTGTTCAGCCACAACAGGAAGCGGAAGCGTTAAATGAACACGCCGCAGAAATTTTGGCAGATGGAGAACAAAATGATAAACCGGCTGAAAGCAATTCGAAGGATGTAACTGTAAATCCTCTCGATTAA
- the hutZ gene encoding heme utilization protein HutZ, with translation MTTNRQDVLQNRLRPEIQELKQSIQTIVLSTVDKAGKPNVSYAPFVINNGEYQVLISTIARHARNLMEVPKVSLMLIDDEAKSRQIFARRRLTFDASSRLIEREGEEWESGLKALKARHGDLIDELAKMKDFKLFSFKPIQGLFVKGFGKAFEVSADDLVNFVHLDEGHKTE, from the coding sequence ATGACCACAAATCGCCAAGACGTACTACAAAATCGTTTAAGGCCTGAAATTCAAGAATTAAAACAAAGTATTCAGACTATTGTGCTTTCAACGGTAGATAAAGCTGGTAAGCCGAATGTGAGTTATGCACCTTTTGTCATTAATAATGGTGAATATCAAGTGCTTATTTCGACGATTGCACGTCATGCTCGTAACTTAATGGAAGTTCCGAAAGTGTCATTAATGTTGATTGATGATGAAGCTAAAAGTCGCCAAATTTTTGCACGTCGCCGTTTAACTTTTGATGCGAGTTCACGTTTAATTGAGCGTGAGGGAGAAGAATGGGAAAGTGGTTTAAAAGCACTAAAAGCTCGCCATGGTGATTTAATTGATGAGCTTGCAAAAATGAAAGATTTTAAATTATTTAGCTTTAAACCTATACAAGGCCTTTTTGTGAAAGGTTTTGGCAAAGCATTTGAAGTAAGTGCCGATGATCTAGTGAATTTTGTTCACTTAGATGAAGGTCATAAAACAGAATAA
- the nrfF gene encoding heme lyase NrfEFG subunit NrfF, whose translation MIKFLQKMTLILPLIFSMPLKAEMVDTFQFHNEADRVRAVALAKSLRCPQCQNQNLVESNATTAYKLRLEVYEMVNQGKSDDEIIQIMTQRFGHFVNYKPPFNSQTWALWGIPLGLCLMLLSAIVWRTKKRR comes from the coding sequence ATGATTAAGTTTTTGCAAAAAATGACGTTAATTTTACCGCTTATATTCAGTATGCCTCTTAAGGCGGAAATGGTGGATACCTTTCAATTCCACAATGAAGCTGACCGAGTACGAGCAGTTGCTTTAGCAAAATCCTTACGTTGTCCTCAGTGCCAGAACCAGAATTTAGTCGAATCTAATGCAACAACAGCATATAAATTACGGCTTGAAGTCTATGAGATGGTCAATCAAGGTAAAAGCGATGATGAAATTATCCAAATAATGACGCAGCGTTTTGGACATTTTGTAAATTATAAACCGCCGTTTAATTCGCAAACTTGGGCATTATGGGGTATCCCGCTCGGTTTATGTTTAATGTTACTGAGTGCGATTGTGTGGCGAACTAAAAAGCGTAGATAA
- a CDS encoding pyridoxamine 5'-phosphate oxidase family protein, whose product MQRRITNILHKKYLCTISGCENNQPWSFICFYKFDPEYDRLIYLTSNQTKHAQILYKNPCISGTIYTPTRFHSLLQGIQFSGKSYCLEGESAQNARRIYNNAFKPYTDDSLDIWEIQLEQIRLIDHSLGRYGKMEWKKGDPESSDEYQTVHRR is encoded by the coding sequence ATGCAAAGACGTATCACTAATATTCTCCATAAGAAATATCTATGTACTATCTCTGGCTGTGAAAATAATCAGCCTTGGTCATTTATTTGCTTTTATAAATTCGATCCGGAATATGATCGTCTGATATACCTCACATCTAATCAAACTAAGCACGCTCAAATCCTATATAAAAATCCTTGTATCTCTGGAACAATTTATACTCCGACACGCTTTCATTCCTTATTACAAGGCATTCAATTTTCAGGAAAATCTTATTGTTTAGAGGGCGAATCCGCTCAAAATGCAAGAAGAATATATAACAATGCCTTTAAGCCCTATACGGATGATTCGTTAGATATTTGGGAAATTCAATTAGAACAAATTCGATTAATTGATCATTCATTAGGAAGATATGGAAAAATGGAATGGAAAAAAGGTGATCCAGAAAGTAGTGATGAATATCAAACAGTTCATAGACGATAA
- a CDS encoding TPR domain-containing protein produces MKTRDQFNQQNYQQAVKFAESYSAELKQEYLAETQDRYQFEQTQKCHHLENTTQKRPLVILGLAVLLGVVTTLIYWQTGRYQIVRTGTQMHQAFQVKTALEDKEQKNYRYVTNLQERLRENPNDGDLWYELGQAYTLNNDFDSALVCYDNAQKVLGEKASILGAMATAEYYANHKKLSEKALHWIDKALKLDAKESSSLLLLASDAYAKKNYQQAIDFWRKVLDSDNDAIDRKAIIYSIQTAKERLN; encoded by the coding sequence ATGAAAACAAGAGATCAGTTTAATCAACAAAATTATCAGCAAGCGGTTAAATTTGCTGAATCTTATTCAGCGGAACTGAAGCAAGAATATTTAGCAGAAACGCAAGATCGTTATCAATTTGAACAAACGCAAAAGTGTCATCATTTGGAAAATACCACTCAAAAACGACCGCTTGTCATACTGGGGTTGGCGGTACTGTTAGGGGTAGTTACAACTTTAATTTATTGGCAAACAGGTCGTTATCAAATTGTCCGAACCGGTACGCAAATGCACCAAGCATTTCAGGTAAAAACTGCATTGGAAGATAAAGAACAAAAAAATTATCGTTATGTAACCAATTTACAGGAGCGTTTACGAGAAAATCCGAATGATGGTGATTTATGGTATGAATTAGGTCAAGCGTATACACTGAATAATGATTTTGATTCCGCATTAGTTTGTTATGATAATGCTCAAAAAGTATTAGGGGAAAAGGCATCAATACTCGGTGCGATGGCTACTGCCGAATATTATGCTAATCATAAAAAGTTATCGGAAAAAGCACTGCACTGGATTGATAAAGCCTTGAAACTAGATGCTAAAGAGAGCTCAAGTTTACTTTTATTGGCTTCCGATGCTTATGCTAAGAAAAATTACCAACAAGCAATAGATTTTTGGCGTAAAGTGTTAGATAGTGATAATGATGCTATTGATCGTAAAGCGATTATTTATAGTATTCAAACAGCAAAAGAGAGGCTGAATTAG